Sequence from the Amycolatopsis sp. NBC_00345 genome:
GCCGGCCGTGATCGCGGCGGAACGCTCGCGCTCAGGCCGGCGCCGGATCAGGCGGCCGGTCGTCGTGGCGCACCGCCCGAGGGTGCCCGTCGACGCCGCCTCTGACCATGCCGTCGAGCGAAGACCCCCGGCGGGGCCCGCGCAAGGACGGCGGCACCGGACTTACGGATTCCTTGCGATATCAGGCATCCGGTTTGACGCGGTGGGCTCAGGCGCGACGGACGACCGGGCGCATGGCCAGGTAGTAGAGGGCGCCCCCGACGATCGTGCCGAGGATCCAGGAGATGTCGGCGCCACCCACGTCGGCGACGAAGGGGCCGGTGTAGAACGTGGTGCTCATGAACGGCACTTCCACGGCGATGGCGAGCAGGTACGGGATCAGCGCGCGCCAGTTCGCCCGGCCGTATTCGCCGTCCGGGTCGAAGATCGCCTTGATGTCGTAGCGTTCCTTGCGGACCGCGTAGAAATCGACGAGGTTGATCGCGGTCCATGGGATCAGGAAGTACGCGAGGAACAGGATGAAGTTCTCGTAGTTGGCCAGGAAGTCGCCCCGGCCGGCGATGGCGACCGCGGTCGACAGGACCGCGGCGGCGACGATGTAGCCGATCCGGGTGCGCCGGGTGATGGCGTGCCGGCGCAACGCGGTCAGCGTGGTCGCGGTGGACATGAAGCAGCCGTACAGGTTGAGCACGTTGATCGCGATGATGCCCAGGACGATGATCACCGCGAACAGTCCGTGCGCGCCGGGGGCGAGGTCGACGACGAACTGGATGGAGCCCCCGTCGAAGGCCCGCTCGGCGACCGAAACCGCGATCGCGCCGAACAGCATCATCCAGACCGCGCCGAGCACCGAACCCGCGTAGGTCCACCAGAACGTCGAGGAGATCGGCGTGCTGGTCGGCAGGTAGCGCGAGTAGTCGGCGACGTAGGGCGCGTAGGTGATCTGCCAGGTCGCGGCGACCGCCACCACGAGCAGGAAAACGCCGGCCGAGTCGCCGCCGCCGTGCCAGGCCTGCGCGACGTCGCCGGTCTGGAACAACCGGACCGTGAGGTAGCCGAAGCCGAGCGCGCTGAGCAGGCTGATCCACCGGTCCGCGCGGTGGATCAGCCGGTAGCCGAGCACAGCGAGCACCGTGCACACCGCCGCGACGAGCACGATCGCCACGTCCACGTTCAGGCCCGTCGCGCCGGCCAGCGCCTGGCCGCCGAGCACCGCGCTGGTCGCGAAGAAGCCGACGTACATCACCATCACCAGCAGCAACGGCAGCACCGCGCCGTGGAAGCCGAACTGGGCGCGGCTCTGGATCATCTGCGGGATGCCGAGTTTCGGGCCCTGCGCGGAGTGCAGCGCCATGAACACGCCGCCGACCAGGTTGCCGGCGACCAGCGCGAGCACCGCGGCCGGCAGCGACAGCCCGAGCACCACGCCCAGCGCGCCGGTGACGATCGTGGTCACCTGCATGTTGGCCGCGAACCACACCGCGAACAGGCCGATCGCCCGGCCGTGCCGTTCGGACTCCGGAATGAACTCGATCGAGCGGTGTTCGGCCTGGAGCGCACCGCCATACTCAGCCATGGCGATCATTGAAGGCAGGACCGGTCCCTGACGCCAGAACCGATCCGGAAGGTGTGTCTGGGATCCCAGACCCCAGCGCAGTCAGTCCCCGGCCGGCTCCGGTCCGGTGAGGTGGGCCTGCGCGTACTTGCGGAACGCCGCCAGCAGGCGGCTGTTGTCTCCCGCCCGAGTAGCGAGCACGACGTGGCACGGCTCGACGCCTTCGAGCGGGATGGTGGTCAGGTCGGGGCGCAGCGCACTGGCCGGAGCGCCCGCCGAGATCGCCACGGCCTGGCCGGCGGCGATCACCTCGAGCTTGTCCTCGATGGCTTCGATGAAGGGGCCGCCGGGGGCCCGGCGGCCGTCCGGGCGGGGGTCGATGCGCCAGAACGCGTTCAAGGCCGGGTCGGACTCCCGCAGCCGGGGCATCGGCTCGTCGGCGATGTCGTCCAGGGTGACGGATTCCTTGCCGGCCAGGCGATGCGTCCGCGGCACCAGGAGCACCCGCGGCTCCTCGTAGAGGATCGTCACGTGCAGCCGGTCGGTCGGGAACGGCAGCCGGGTCACGGCCGCGTCCACCCGGTGGTCGAGCAGAGCCGTGTGGGCCTCGTTCCAGTTCAGGTACGAGACGACCACTTCGGCGTCCGGGTGCCGGTGCCGCAGCTCCCGCACCGCCGGGGTGACGATCATGCCCATCGAGTACCCGACGGTGAGCCGGCTGGGCTGGGCCGCGGCCCGGGCGCGCGCCGCGGCCTGCGCGGACGACCGCAGCACCGCCTTGGCCAGCGGCAGGAAGACCTCTCCGGCCCCGGTCAGCCGGCTGCCCTGCGGCGTGCGGTCGAGCAGGCGGGCGCCCAGCTGCTGTTCGAGCCGGCTCATCTGCCGGCTCAGTGACGGCTGGGTGGTGTGCAGCGCCGCGGCCGCCCGGCCGAAGTGCCGGTGCTCGGCCAGCACGAGGAAGCACCGCACCAGCCGCAGGTCGAGGTCGGCCGGGGGCAGGGGGGCGGTCATACGCTCATCGTAGCCCGGCTTTTCGCCGCCTGAACCGTAGCTATGGCTCTCACCATTGGTGATACGGGAATCGTAATACCAGATGCAGAACATTCATTGGCCCTGCGACCCGGCCGGCGCGCAGGCTGGAGTCACCGGTCCGGCTTCGTCGCGGACATCCCACGGCCGCCCGCTGACCCTGTTTCCGAGGAGAATTCCCATGAACACCACTGAAATCGAAGCGGCCCGCAAGGCACTGGGCCCGGTCGGCGTGTGCCTGCCGGTCGAGTTCACCACCGCGCTCGACATCGGCGCCCAGCGCGACGCCGTCCGCCGGCTGGAACGCGCGGGCTACGGCGCGGTCTGGACCAACGAGGTCGTCGGCGGCAAGGACGCCCTGGTGCAGCTGGCCGTGCTGCTCGCGGCCACCGAGCGGATGGTGTTCGGCACCAGCATCGCCAACATCTGGGCCCGGGAGCCGCAGACGGCGCACGGCGGGGCGGCGGTGCTGGCCCAGGCCTATCCCGGCCGGATCGTGCTCGGGCTGGGCGTCGGCTACCCGGAGCAGGCGGCGGGCACCGGCCGGGAGTTCGGCCGCCCGCTGGGCACGATGCGCGATTACGTGACCCGGATGGACGCCGAGACCTGGCCGCCCGCGCCCGACGCCGGCTATCCCCGGATCATCGCCGCGAACGGCCCGAAGATGCTGGCGCTGGCGGGTGAGATCGCCGACGGGGCGTTGCCCGCGATGCTGCCGGTGGAGCTGACCACGCAGGCCAGGCAGGCGCTCGGCCCGGACAAGCTCCTCGTGGTCGGCCTGTCCGTGGTCGCCGACAGCACCCGCGACCGGTCGCGGGAAAAGGCCCGCGAGCGCGCGACGGCCTTTCTCGCCCGTCCGGGCACCGGGGCGGGCCTGGTCCGGCTCGGTTACTCCGAACAGGACGTCACCGAGGTGAGCGACCGGCTGGTCGACGCGCTCATCGCCCACGGCGAGCCGGCCGCCATCGCGGCCAAGGCGCGCGAGCACCTGGCGGCGGGCGCGGACCACGTGACGGTACTGCTCGAGCCGGGCACCGGGTTCGCGCTCGGTCTGGACCAGCTGGAGCAGCTCGCCCCGGCGTTGACCGAGGTCACCCGGCCGGCCTGACCGGGAGCCGACTGTCCACAGCAGACCCCAGCCCGCCCGGAATGCCCCTGGCTCCGCCCCAATGTGGCGTTGGTTGCGTTGGACGCACCGAACGCCACATTGGGTGCGTTGAGCGCACCGAACGCCACATTGGGGCGCATGGCCCGGTGCCGCCCGCCGCCGGTTGACCGGCGAGATCGGCGTTTCATCGGGATTTCATCGGTCCCCGCTAACTTCGGCCCCCGGGCCGGAAGTCGGCCCGCAGGGGCGCGAAGGTGAGGCTATGGCCAGCGGAACCGGTGGGGGAACGATGATCGAGGCGGCGTCGTCCGGGGTGGAGGGACTGGCCGACGCCGTCACCTCCGGGCTGGACCGCGCGGGCCCGGCGGGCGCGGTCGCGCGGCCGGTGGTGAGCGCGCTGCGCAATGTGTGGGAGGGCTACTTCGGCGCCCCCGTCCCGCCCGGCGGGACCAACTGGAACGCCTACACCCACCAGCAGCTTTACCAGATGTTGTGGGACAACGCCGATGTCGGCGACGTCAGCACGGTGGCCGCGGAGTGGCAGCGGCACGGCTCGGAGATGTCCTCCCACGCCGAAACCCTGCGCGGTCAGCAGGGCTCCCTGCGGGAGAACTGGAGCGGCGAGGCCGCCGACCACGCCTCCGGGCGGCTGGGCCAGCTCGGCGAGCGCGCCGACGGGGCCGGCACCCGGGCGGGCACCGTCGGGCACGCCGCGCAGCAGGCCGGCGACTCGCTCGCCGTCGCCCGCAACACGATGCCCAAACCGCCCGGGGACCCGACCGGGCAGGCGGTCGCCGCCGCGGCGGCCGGCGGCGCGGCGGGCGCTGTGATCGGCGGGGTGCTCGGCGCGGGTGCTGGGGGTATCGGCGCCGGGCCGGGCGCGCTGATGGGGGCCGCGATCGGCGCGGTCGCCGGTGGCGGCGCGAGCCTGCTCGCTTCCAGCGTCCAGGCCTCCGAGCAGAAGGCCGAGGCGGTGCACGTGATGCAGCGCTACGAAACCGGCCTCAACGCCAGCTCCCGCGCCATCACGAAGGGCGGGGGAACCAGCGTCGATTCCTACAGCGCCGACGACAGCACCACCGCGTCGAGCTACATCGGCGCCACCGCCGGCAGCACCACCGGCGGAATGCCGTGGCCCCAGTCGGCCGCCACGGCCGCACTCGACCCGAGCCTGAGCTCCGGGCTGCGCTCGGGCCTCGCCATGGAGAGCACGATGCTCGCCCGCAACGCCGCGATGGCGGAAATGGCCGCGATGCGCGCGGCGTCGGGCAACGGCATGATCCCGCCCGGCGGCCGCTCGACCGGCACGGGCGAAGAAGAGGAAGAGCACCACAACAAGATGCCGGTGCTCGACCAGCCGCTGCTCGGCCCCGACGAACTGACCAGCAGCCCGGTGATCGGGCTGTGAACGACAGGAGTAACCGATGACCCCGCCCGGCCACCAGGTCGCGCCCCAGGAGCTGGCCCACCAGGTCACCGCGCTCACCCAGCTCGGCAAGCAGACCGGCGAGCTGGTCGGCTCGGCCGGACGGCTGGCCGAGCGGACCCCGCAGCTCGGCACCGCGCCGCCCGCGCTGCACCTGGCGCAGCGGCTGCGCGAAGCCGCCGGGGAAACCGGCCTCACCGGTGAAATCGGCGCCGCCG
This genomic interval carries:
- a CDS encoding purine-cytosine permease family protein translates to MAEYGGALQAEHRSIEFIPESERHGRAIGLFAVWFAANMQVTTIVTGALGVVLGLSLPAAVLALVAGNLVGGVFMALHSAQGPKLGIPQMIQSRAQFGFHGAVLPLLLVMVMYVGFFATSAVLGGQALAGATGLNVDVAIVLVAAVCTVLAVLGYRLIHRADRWISLLSALGFGYLTVRLFQTGDVAQAWHGGGDSAGVFLLVVAVAATWQITYAPYVADYSRYLPTSTPISSTFWWTYAGSVLGAVWMMLFGAIAVSVAERAFDGGSIQFVVDLAPGAHGLFAVIIVLGIIAINVLNLYGCFMSTATTLTALRRHAITRRTRIGYIVAAAVLSTAVAIAGRGDFLANYENFILFLAYFLIPWTAINLVDFYAVRKERYDIKAIFDPDGEYGRANWRALIPYLLAIAVEVPFMSTTFYTGPFVADVGGADISWILGTIVGGALYYLAMRPVVRRA
- a CDS encoding LysR family transcriptional regulator; amino-acid sequence: MTAPLPPADLDLRLVRCFLVLAEHRHFGRAAAALHTTQPSLSRQMSRLEQQLGARLLDRTPQGSRLTGAGEVFLPLAKAVLRSSAQAAARARAAAQPSRLTVGYSMGMIVTPAVRELRHRHPDAEVVVSYLNWNEAHTALLDHRVDAAVTRLPFPTDRLHVTILYEEPRVLLVPRTHRLAGKESVTLDDIADEPMPRLRESDPALNAFWRIDPRPDGRRAPGGPFIEAIEDKLEVIAAGQAVAISAGAPASALRPDLTTIPLEGVEPCHVVLATRAGDNSRLLAAFRKYAQAHLTGPEPAGD
- a CDS encoding TIGR03620 family F420-dependent LLM class oxidoreductase, whose product is MNTTEIEAARKALGPVGVCLPVEFTTALDIGAQRDAVRRLERAGYGAVWTNEVVGGKDALVQLAVLLAATERMVFGTSIANIWAREPQTAHGGAAVLAQAYPGRIVLGLGVGYPEQAAGTGREFGRPLGTMRDYVTRMDAETWPPAPDAGYPRIIAANGPKMLALAGEIADGALPAMLPVELTTQARQALGPDKLLVVGLSVVADSTRDRSREKARERATAFLARPGTGAGLVRLGYSEQDVTEVSDRLVDALIAHGEPAAIAAKAREHLAAGADHVTVLLEPGTGFALGLDQLEQLAPALTEVTRPA
- a CDS encoding WXG100 family type VII secretion target; this translates as MASGTGGGTMIEAASSGVEGLADAVTSGLDRAGPAGAVARPVVSALRNVWEGYFGAPVPPGGTNWNAYTHQQLYQMLWDNADVGDVSTVAAEWQRHGSEMSSHAETLRGQQGSLRENWSGEAADHASGRLGQLGERADGAGTRAGTVGHAAQQAGDSLAVARNTMPKPPGDPTGQAVAAAAAGGAAGAVIGGVLGAGAGGIGAGPGALMGAAIGAVAGGGASLLASSVQASEQKAEAVHVMQRYETGLNASSRAITKGGGTSVDSYSADDSTTASSYIGATAGSTTGGMPWPQSAATAALDPSLSSGLRSGLAMESTMLARNAAMAEMAAMRAASGNGMIPPGGRSTGTGEEEEEHHNKMPVLDQPLLGPDELTSSPVIGL